The proteins below are encoded in one region of Bacteroidales bacterium:
- the lepB gene encoding signal peptidase I, with amino-acid sequence MSKKTLKKVLIYIGIPVLMIYLFFQFFFTIYKMPDQTMEDTIKRGEYVFINKLAFGSIFMGIKLPGISTIKNGDIVYMIDPSDVDNPIYAKKRIIGRVIAIPRDYFSLNARRVVINGQIVEDLPTIKHGYRVVAKDGVTLDSTFFNKYELSEYIREGQKSDMNIKYKKMYGFVDDEPIEIWEIPMTKAKAKEVNEDTLISYARKIKSRVPGRYLKIWPYCNYWFWNRWNTEPSFEVPGKGVSVPINYRTIRGYEEIVSKYEGNKIDATRDFDIFINGEMVNSYIVKNNYYIVLSDNRDRFYDSRTWGLVPENYIIGKVIGKE; translated from the coding sequence ATGAGTAAAAAAACATTAAAAAAAGTGCTGATATATATCGGAATCCCAGTTCTGATGATCTATCTGTTTTTTCAGTTCTTTTTTACAATTTATAAAATGCCAGATCAAACTATGGAGGATACAATCAAAAGGGGAGAATATGTTTTTATTAATAAACTTGCTTTTGGTTCGATATTTATGGGTATTAAGCTTCCAGGAATTTCGACAATTAAAAATGGTGATATTGTATATATGATTGATCCTTCAGACGTTGATAATCCTATTTATGCAAAAAAAAGAATTATCGGAAGAGTTATTGCAATTCCGAGAGATTACTTTTCGTTGAATGCAAGAAGAGTTGTAATTAATGGACAAATTGTAGAAGATTTACCAACAATAAAACACGGATATAGAGTTGTCGCTAAAGATGGTGTAACACTCGATTCAACGTTTTTCAATAAATACGAACTCTCTGAATATATCAGAGAAGGGCAAAAGTCGGATATGAATATCAAGTATAAAAAAATGTATGGATTCGTAGATGATGAGCCTATTGAAATATGGGAAATTCCCATGACCAAGGCAAAAGCAAAAGAAGTTAATGAAGACACATTAATAAGTTATGCCCGTAAGATAAAATCAAGAGTTCCAGGCAGATATTTAAAGATATGGCCCTATTGTAACTATTGGTTTTGGAATCGTTGGAATACGGAGCCATCTTTTGAGGTTCCAGGAAAAGGAGTTTCAGTGCCAATTAATTACAGGACTATCAGAGGATACGAAGAAATTGTATCAAAATATGAAGGAAATAAAATTGATGCAACACGAGATTTTGACATTTTTATTAATGGCGAAATGGTTAATTCATATATAGTAAAAAACAATTATTATATAGTTTTAAGCGACAATCGTGATCGCTTTTATGATAGCAGAACATGGGGCTTAGTTCCTGAAAACTATATAATTGGAAAAGTTATTGGAAAAGAGTAA
- a CDS encoding S26 family signal peptidase — translation MGLNIKKILSNKWFKFAIVATIYLLFVIWLDNYYWLALLIVIFDIYITKKVHWAFWKKKGVKKQTKVIEWVDALIFAVIAATLIRTFLIEAYTIPTSSMEKSLLVGDYLFVSKYHYGPRKPMTPISFPFAHHTLPLTSKTKSYLEWVKWDYERMAGLQEVKRYDPVVFNFPEGDTVVVEHQNQSYYQIVRSEGYAMQMEDMQRGFNQPIEFYENRARQLLNEYYTIHVRPTDKRENYIKRCVGIPGDTILIEDGVLKVNGEIQPDIEDIQYKYTIYTNGQQINPKLLKSLEISNEDIEMSYIAPNKMLLPLTEENVKAISNMTIVDSVVRVVNQSDGSHYIFPHDKRYTWNEDNFGPIVIPSKGVTIKLTTENLPLYKRLITLYEGHSLKVNGDDIVIDGQTVDSYTFAMDYYWMMGDSRHNSQDSRFWGFVPEDHIVGKAIFLWFSTDKDKSFFSKIRWNRIFKLIK, via the coding sequence ATGGGACTGAACATAAAAAAAATCTTATCAAATAAATGGTTCAAATTTGCAATAGTTGCTACTATCTATTTATTATTTGTAATATGGCTTGACAATTATTATTGGTTGGCTCTATTAATAGTAATTTTTGATATCTACATCACCAAAAAAGTGCACTGGGCATTTTGGAAAAAGAAAGGTGTAAAAAAACAAACCAAAGTAATTGAATGGGTTGACGCACTTATTTTTGCAGTAATTGCAGCAACATTGATTAGAACGTTTTTAATTGAAGCATATACAATTCCAACCAGCTCAATGGAAAAATCATTGTTAGTTGGAGATTACCTTTTTGTTAGTAAGTATCATTATGGCCCGCGTAAGCCTATGACTCCAATCTCATTCCCGTTTGCGCATCACACACTGCCACTAACAAGCAAAACCAAATCATATTTGGAATGGGTTAAATGGGATTATGAAAGAATGGCTGGACTGCAAGAAGTAAAGAGATATGATCCAGTAGTTTTTAATTTTCCAGAAGGAGATACGGTTGTTGTTGAGCATCAGAACCAAAGCTATTACCAAATAGTTAGGTCAGAGGGATATGCCATGCAAATGGAAGATATGCAAAGAGGTTTCAATCAACCTATTGAGTTTTATGAAAACAGAGCCAGACAACTATTAAATGAGTATTATACAATTCATGTCCGTCCTACCGATAAACGTGAAAATTACATTAAACGTTGTGTCGGTATTCCAGGCGACACTATTCTAATAGAAGACGGTGTCCTTAAGGTTAACGGTGAAATACAACCTGATATTGAAGATATTCAATATAAATATACAATATATACAAATGGACAACAAATAAATCCCAAGTTGCTCAAGTCTTTAGAAATAAGCAATGAAGATATTGAAATGTCGTATATTGCTCCGAATAAAATGTTATTGCCATTAACAGAAGAAAATGTAAAAGCAATATCAAACATGACTATTGTCGATTCCGTGGTGCGTGTAGTTAATCAAAGTGACGGATCTCATTATATCTTCCCGCACGACAAGCGTTATACATGGAATGAAGATAATTTCGGACCAATAGTAATACCTTCAAAAGGAGTAACAATAAAGCTAACAACAGAAAATCTTCCTCTTTACAAACGACTTATAACATTGTACGAGGGGCATTCTCTAAAAGTAAATGGAGACGACATTGTTATTGATGGACAAACGGTTGATAGTTACACCTTTGCAATGGATTACTACTGGATGATGGGTGACAGCAGACACAACTCACAGGATAGTCGTTTTTGGGGATTTGTTCCAGAAGATCATATTGTCGGGAAAGCAATATTTTTATGGTTTTCGACAGATAAAGACAAATCATTTTTCAGCAAAATTCGTTGGAACAGAATATTTAAACTTATTAAATAA
- the dapB gene encoding 4-hydroxy-tetrahydrodipicolinate reductase has protein sequence MDKLAIVGYGKMGKIIEKYAKDFNFQVCAIIDPIFNNKITQSELNGAKVAVEFTTPEASIENYKKLLDNKVNVVTGTTGWHDSIDEVRTLVDKSKQGFFYASNFSIGMNIMFELNKHLAKIIGNIEGYSLSISETHHTKKLDKPSGTAVSLAMDIIDNQNRYNAWKLSNESLSKKDIPVTSIREGEIVGIHTVEYKSLVDRISIEHEAFARDGFAIGALTACRYMIGKQGIHTMQNLLKL, from the coding sequence ATGGATAAATTAGCGATTGTTGGATACGGAAAAATGGGTAAAATAATTGAAAAGTATGCTAAGGATTTCAATTTTCAAGTATGTGCTATTATTGACCCCATTTTTAACAATAAAATCACACAAAGTGAGTTAAATGGTGCAAAGGTTGCTGTAGAGTTTACCACTCCCGAAGCTTCAATTGAGAACTATAAAAAGCTTTTGGATAATAAGGTAAACGTAGTAACTGGAACAACTGGCTGGCATGATAGTATAGATGAAGTTAGAACTTTGGTAGATAAATCAAAACAAGGTTTTTTTTACGCTTCGAACTTCAGTATTGGAATGAACATTATGTTTGAATTAAACAAACATCTCGCAAAAATAATTGGCAATATCGAAGGATATTCTCTTTCGATAAGCGAAACACATCATACAAAGAAACTCGATAAACCCAGCGGTACTGCAGTTTCACTCGCAATGGATATTATTGACAATCAAAATAGATACAATGCTTGGAAGCTCTCAAATGAAAGTTTGTCGAAAAAAGATATACCAGTAACTTCAATACGAGAAGGAGAAATAGTGGGAATACACACCGTAGAATATAAGTCTTTAGTTGATAGAATATCAATAGAACATGAGGCATTTGCGCGCGATGGATTCGCAATAGGGGCATTAACAGCATGTCGCTATATGATTGGCAAACAGGGTATTCATACAATGCAAAATCTATTAAAACTCTAA
- a CDS encoding glycerol-3-phosphate dehydrogenase produces the protein MNSLKLGILGSGSWATAIVKVLQHNNISLNWYVRNSETIDYIKTYGNNPKYLTSTELNNDLLNMSDDIDEVVDNSQILILVIPSAFLRESLEQISVDIHNKYFVSAIKGLVPRENLLISDYLNKYFNVSLQNVAAIVGPCHAEEVAQEKLSYLTIAGHNRELNQHISVSLHSRFIETIISNDLEGAEYAAVMKNIYAVASGISHGLRLGDNYQAVLVSNAAQEMERFLQAIKPDTLRDIKSSAYLGDLLVTVYSQFSRNRTFGNLIGKGNTVRAAQAEMLMIAEGYYAAQSIYEINKSVKASIPIAETTYNILYQREDPRRAFNRLNKLLR, from the coding sequence ATGAACAGTTTAAAATTAGGAATATTAGGTTCAGGAAGTTGGGCTACAGCAATAGTTAAAGTGCTGCAGCATAATAATATATCATTAAATTGGTATGTGCGTAATTCTGAGACTATTGATTACATTAAGACTTACGGAAATAATCCAAAATATTTAACATCGACAGAACTCAATAACGATTTGTTAAATATGTCGGATGATATTGACGAAGTTGTAGATAATTCACAAATTTTAATTTTAGTTATACCTTCGGCATTTCTTCGTGAGTCTTTAGAGCAAATTTCTGTCGATATACACAATAAATACTTTGTTTCTGCCATTAAAGGTCTAGTTCCAAGAGAAAATTTACTTATTTCAGATTATCTAAATAAATACTTTAATGTTTCGTTACAAAATGTAGCTGCAATTGTAGGTCCTTGCCATGCCGAAGAGGTGGCACAAGAGAAACTTTCGTATCTTACAATAGCAGGACATAATCGAGAACTTAATCAACACATTTCTGTTTCACTGCATAGTAGGTTTATTGAGACAATAATAAGTAACGATTTGGAAGGAGCAGAGTATGCTGCTGTTATGAAAAATATTTATGCCGTTGCTTCAGGAATTAGCCACGGACTTAGACTTGGAGACAATTACCAAGCAGTATTAGTTTCTAATGCTGCACAAGAGATGGAACGCTTTTTACAAGCAATTAAGCCCGATACATTAAGGGATATAAAGTCTTCGGCGTATCTAGGTGATTTATTGGTAACTGTCTATTCTCAATTCAGTAGAAACCGTACATTTGGCAATTTAATTGGAAAAGGAAATACTGTAAGGGCGGCCCAAGCAGAAATGCTGATGATTGCAGAGGGGTACTACGCTGCACAATCAATTTATGAGATAAATAAAAGTGTAAAGGCTTCAATTCCAATAGCAGAAACTACATACAATATTCTATATCAAAGAGAGGATCCTAGAAGGGCTTTTAATAGACTTAACAAACTTTTGCGATAA
- the gldJ gene encoding gliding motility lipoprotein GldJ, whose product MKINYLKILVLISFGVALFGCSKPKSSVTGWTYNDSDNGGFKYREGYIEQETGPGLTLIEGGTFVMGQVLDDVMKDWNNIPRRVTVSSFYMDETEISNVNYREYIFWLERVYGIDFPEIIAKALPDTLVWRDRLAYNEPLVEYYFRHPSYQDYPVVGVNWLQASDFCTWRTDRVNEEILVRTGLWERNPEEEKVTAQLVGNPLNHIVFNTDSYLMGRRIDKFAGEGGLAGDDIVGDASDEATTRVTIEDGLLLPKYRLPTEAEWEYAALALIGYSSGESYFERRIYPWNGDYVRYSKGSDQGQMRANFVRGAGDYMGVAGALNDKGDITVPVRSYWPNDFGLYCMAGNVNEWVMDVYRPLSFSDFNEFRPFRGNVFMEHQITVEDGKIKYVTNDTTGRLQMKPINEEMALDRRNYRKADNINYLDGDYESSIYYKDPDAPKEAGSMNVYRYAQGKSHKKVWDPILNDSVSQPNRSFFTEPTATSLITDRARVYKGGSWKDRAYWLSPATRRFLQETDTRDDLGFRCAMIRLGSPVSY is encoded by the coding sequence ATGAAAATCAATTATTTGAAAATTTTAGTACTAATTTCTTTTGGTGTAGCACTTTTTGGTTGTTCTAAACCAAAGTCCTCTGTTACAGGTTGGACATATAATGACAGCGACAACGGAGGATTCAAATATCGTGAAGGCTACATAGAACAAGAGACAGGACCTGGATTAACTTTAATTGAAGGTGGTACTTTTGTGATGGGGCAAGTGTTAGACGATGTTATGAAAGACTGGAATAATATTCCAAGGAGAGTTACTGTATCGTCGTTTTATATGGATGAAACAGAAATTTCCAACGTTAATTACCGTGAATATATTTTCTGGCTTGAGCGTGTGTATGGAATCGATTTTCCTGAAATAATAGCAAAAGCACTTCCCGATACGTTAGTGTGGAGAGATAGGTTAGCTTACAACGAACCATTAGTTGAATATTATTTCAGACACCCATCTTATCAAGACTATCCCGTTGTAGGAGTAAATTGGTTGCAGGCAAGTGATTTTTGCACTTGGAGGACAGACAGAGTTAATGAAGAGATATTGGTAAGAACTGGTCTTTGGGAAAGAAATCCAGAAGAAGAAAAAGTAACAGCTCAATTAGTAGGGAATCCTTTAAATCATATAGTTTTCAATACTGACTCATATTTAATGGGGCGCAGAATTGACAAGTTTGCAGGTGAAGGCGGTCTAGCTGGTGACGATATAGTAGGTGATGCAAGTGATGAAGCAACTACAAGAGTAACAATTGAAGACGGTTTATTATTGCCAAAATATAGACTTCCGACCGAAGCTGAGTGGGAATATGCTGCTTTAGCGTTAATCGGGTATTCTTCAGGAGAGAGCTATTTTGAACGTAGAATTTATCCTTGGAATGGTGATTATGTAAGATATAGTAAAGGATCAGATCAAGGTCAAATGCGAGCAAACTTTGTAAGAGGTGCAGGTGACTATATGGGTGTTGCAGGTGCTTTGAACGATAAAGGAGATATTACTGTTCCTGTAAGATCATACTGGCCCAACGACTTTGGACTATATTGCATGGCTGGTAATGTTAACGAATGGGTTATGGACGTTTACAGACCGTTGTCATTCTCTGATTTCAACGAGTTTAGACCTTTCAGAGGAAATGTTTTTATGGAACACCAGATAACAGTTGAAGACGGAAAGATTAAATATGTTACCAACGACACAACTGGACGTCTTCAAATGAAACCTATTAACGAGGAAATGGCGTTAGATAGAAGAAATTACAGAAAAGCGGATAACATAAACTATCTTGATGGTGATTATGAATCATCTATATATTATAAAGATCCAGATGCTCCAAAAGAGGCAGGATCTATGAATGTTTATAGGTATGCTCAAGGAAAATCTCATAAGAAAGTTTGGGATCCTATACTAAATGACTCAGTATCACAACCTAATCGCTCTTTCTTCACAGAGCCAACAGCGACAAGTTTAATTACTGACCGGGCAAGAGTTTACAAAGGAGGTTCATGGAAAGATCGTGCATATTGGTTAAGTCCCGCTACTAGACGTTTTCTACAAGAAACAGATACTCGAGATGACTTAGGTTTCCGTTGTGCAATGATAAGATTAGGCTCGCCCGTTTCATATTAA
- a CDS encoding type IX secretion system membrane protein PorP/SprF, translating to MRIKLVLIYLKRVFIILFLSFIYTNIRCQERFNLIFSEQSHFFNPALASISEENRYSIGLSNQGLGYLKLSNLYAQLNYYSRDLNGGLEGYVVSYKEGIMRHNLISFNFSKNFRITKKWSLSLGFAPDFHNYTINSDDIILESQLLNNDNSGVFFPIIWTTNLSCGIAAFCEKHSIGFSVQNIFKQKQFKNSINNCKNPPQIKLTFSVGSIFDLRPYNNPSSKIYLRPHFVTVFDGAEYAFYYGMFYGSLKNQFGMFFVSTPNNILLGISPAFMTKYKSLKIILSLKIFPNLPSLYMFGNEVVMKGLWRT from the coding sequence ATGAGAATAAAACTAGTGTTGATTTATCTGAAAAGAGTATTTATAATACTATTCTTGTCTTTTATATACACAAATATTAGATGTCAAGAAAGGTTTAATTTAATTTTTAGTGAGCAGTCACATTTTTTTAATCCTGCATTAGCCTCAATATCAGAAGAAAATAGATATTCAATTGGGTTGTCAAATCAAGGTTTAGGTTATTTAAAACTAAGTAATCTATACGCCCAATTAAATTATTACAGTAGAGATCTAAATGGCGGATTGGAAGGATATGTTGTAAGTTACAAAGAAGGGATAATGAGGCATAATCTGATATCATTTAATTTTTCAAAAAATTTTCGTATTACTAAGAAGTGGTCATTAAGTCTTGGATTTGCCCCTGATTTCCATAATTACACAATCAATAGTGATGATATAATATTAGAATCTCAACTATTAAATAATGACAATTCCGGTGTTTTTTTTCCAATTATCTGGACTACCAACCTTTCTTGTGGTATTGCAGCCTTTTGTGAAAAACATTCAATAGGATTTTCTGTTCAGAATATTTTTAAACAAAAACAATTTAAAAATTCAATAAATAATTGTAAAAATCCACCTCAGATTAAGTTGACATTTTCAGTAGGATCAATTTTCGATCTTAGGCCGTATAATAATCCATCTTCAAAAATATATTTAAGACCCCATTTTGTAACAGTTTTTGATGGAGCAGAATATGCATTTTATTACGGAATGTTTTATGGATCATTGAAAAATCAGTTCGGTATGTTTTTTGTATCAACCCCTAATAACATACTTTTAGGGATAAGTCCTGCGTTTATGACAAAATATAAAAGTTTAAAAATAATATTATCGTTAAAAATTTTCCCAAACCTACCGTCGTTATATATGTTTGGCAATGAGGTTGTTATGAAAGGATTGTGGCGAACGTAA
- the porU gene encoding type IX secretion system sortase PorU gives MRNLLKLSLIILLSSIVILVYGQQDVKQLNVKWMDIGIKKPYALNCVYDEVNDAVPKIVEIIDLSDDFESISVELINMETSRSDNHFEMLDASSLKPFFEVNYETGYLNKKPVAVVKIALVSQRNGQVYFLNKADISISYNGLKKSTHHREFKSNSVLATGNWRKIKTTQSGVYKITYEELQGWGMSNPADVRIYGTGARMLSKRNDSDDPDDLYENPIYMETHGDGIFNAGDYILFYGQGNIKYMYDKPTNRYSHIKNLYSDDGAYFVTTDLGPGKRIISENNNSQTEHFTTNSVDVNLVWDDDVQNPISSGRLKYGELFTPGDKRDIVFNIPSNIVSNENITIQTQSIGFQIIDEPLCSFEFKIGETPIHRSVFPGYYPNPYGEVWYTIYQTSRLNITQSPIKISTKFHATSIAARAAIDFVRVTARVDLSLFSANSLFFADSKNISDGTVKQFQIGGNVSFVWNVTDPLNPKNMVLEKSGAMSSWKHNNDNNQFYIAFNNAGVLSVADLGVQANQNIHGKPVPDMIIVTAPLFRQEAERLADYRRSESNLDILILEPEEIYNEFSSGIPDVSAIRNMACMFYQKSGGGSKTFKYLLLIGDGSYDNKWAAKTNNHILTYQNLESLNKKISSESDDFFGLLDTGEGGENLYGGDTLKGLLDIGVGRLPVETSFEAQTVVNKIINYSKNPTLDAWKNELTFLADDADNAGDAELQKQAYHLAAIIMSKYPWFHNNLIFMDAYNQISTPTGQRYPAVREAINSIIHKGTLIFNYTGHGSPNQFAHESAIDKSMVNSWKNINYLPFFMTASCEISPYDNHKLKSIGEMILLNPNGGAVSMFTTTRLVYGSSNHELSISFYNRVFERNEGGNYSTLGEIMKDAKNQQGVYAINSRKFTLFGDPSMKLIIPPYKVVTDSINGKSTQVATDTIGALQKVEICGSITDTLGNHIPNYNGVIHTAVYDKFKERQTLGNDGQDPFSFLTQDNILYKGKSKVVDGKFKFEFIVPLDIDYDFGKGKIEYYAQDGTIDAQGAFRSLIIGGSSNNIINDTKGPEIDVYMNDTNFVSGSSTNESPLLIAHFFDEHGINTTGNGIGHEITATLKHDMNNVIILNNHFESDIGSYQRGKLQYQLLNLPDGPNQVTVCAWDIVNNSTETKLDFVVANTEKAALSHVLNYPNPFTTHTKFLFEHNQPHVPLEITIQIFTVSGKLVKTLQTTMQGSLYQTNPLTWDGLDDFGDRIGRGVYVYKVKIKTPDGKTDTKFERLVILK, from the coding sequence ATGCGAAATTTATTGAAATTATCACTAATTATACTATTATCTAGCATAGTTATTCTTGTTTATGGTCAACAAGATGTAAAGCAACTGAACGTTAAGTGGATGGACATCGGAATTAAAAAGCCTTACGCTCTAAACTGTGTTTACGACGAAGTTAATGACGCTGTTCCTAAGATAGTTGAAATTATTGATTTATCAGATGATTTTGAATCTATATCTGTTGAATTGATTAATATGGAAACATCACGATCTGATAATCATTTTGAAATGCTTGATGCATCATCTTTAAAACCTTTTTTCGAAGTTAATTATGAAACAGGATACTTGAACAAAAAGCCTGTTGCTGTTGTTAAAATTGCCCTCGTTTCGCAAAGGAATGGTCAAGTTTATTTTTTGAATAAAGCAGATATTTCAATTTCATATAACGGATTAAAAAAATCAACCCATCACAGAGAATTTAAATCAAACTCCGTATTGGCTACAGGCAATTGGAGAAAGATAAAAACAACTCAAAGTGGTGTATATAAAATAACCTATGAGGAATTGCAAGGCTGGGGAATGTCTAATCCTGCTGATGTTCGTATTTACGGCACAGGAGCAAGAATGCTGTCAAAACGAAATGACTCAGACGATCCCGATGATTTGTATGAAAATCCTATTTATATGGAGACGCACGGTGATGGTATTTTTAATGCCGGCGACTATATTCTTTTTTACGGACAGGGCAATATTAAGTATATGTATGATAAGCCTACTAACCGCTATTCTCATATTAAAAACCTATACAGCGACGATGGGGCATATTTTGTAACCACTGATCTAGGTCCAGGTAAACGCATTATTTCGGAAAATAACAACTCGCAAACGGAACACTTTACAACAAATAGTGTTGATGTAAATCTTGTATGGGATGATGATGTTCAAAATCCAATATCTAGTGGTAGACTTAAATATGGAGAACTTTTTACTCCCGGGGATAAGAGAGACATTGTTTTCAACATTCCCAGCAATATCGTAAGCAATGAGAACATAACTATTCAAACTCAATCTATAGGATTTCAGATTATTGACGAGCCACTCTGCTCTTTTGAGTTTAAAATAGGAGAAACACCTATTCATAGGAGTGTTTTCCCAGGATACTACCCAAATCCATACGGTGAAGTATGGTATACTATATATCAAACGTCAAGGCTTAATATAACTCAAAGTCCAATTAAAATATCCACAAAGTTTCATGCTACAAGTATTGCAGCACGTGCTGCAATTGACTTTGTACGAGTAACAGCCAGAGTGGATTTATCGTTGTTTTCTGCAAATTCGTTGTTTTTTGCCGATTCGAAAAATATTTCAGATGGAACTGTTAAACAGTTTCAGATTGGAGGGAATGTAAGCTTTGTATGGAATGTTACAGACCCATTGAATCCTAAAAACATGGTTCTAGAAAAGAGTGGGGCTATGAGCAGCTGGAAACACAACAACGACAATAATCAATTTTACATTGCTTTTAATAATGCGGGTGTGCTTTCTGTTGCAGACTTGGGAGTTCAAGCAAATCAAAACATACATGGGAAGCCTGTACCCGATATGATAATAGTAACAGCACCTTTATTCAGACAAGAAGCTGAAAGACTCGCTGATTATCGCAGGTCAGAAAGCAACTTAGATATTCTTATACTAGAGCCAGAAGAAATATATAACGAATTTAGTTCAGGTATACCAGATGTGTCTGCAATAAGAAATATGGCTTGTATGTTTTATCAAAAATCTGGCGGAGGTTCAAAAACATTCAAATATCTATTGCTGATAGGAGACGGAAGTTACGATAACAAATGGGCTGCAAAAACAAACAATCATATTTTAACCTATCAAAATTTAGAGTCGTTAAATAAAAAAATATCTTCTGAAAGTGACGACTTTTTCGGGTTACTTGATACTGGTGAAGGTGGAGAAAATTTATACGGAGGAGACACATTAAAAGGTCTACTCGATATAGGAGTTGGACGGCTACCTGTTGAAACCAGTTTTGAAGCTCAAACAGTTGTAAATAAGATAATTAATTATAGCAAAAACCCTACTTTAGATGCATGGAAGAACGAGTTGACTTTTTTAGCAGATGATGCCGATAATGCTGGTGACGCTGAACTTCAAAAACAGGCATACCATCTTGCTGCAATTATTATGAGCAAATACCCTTGGTTTCATAACAACCTGATTTTTATGGATGCCTACAATCAAATATCTACTCCAACTGGACAACGATATCCTGCTGTACGTGAAGCAATAAACAGTATTATTCATAAAGGAACTTTAATTTTTAATTATACTGGTCATGGTAGCCCAAATCAATTTGCACACGAATCTGCTATTGATAAATCGATGGTAAACAGTTGGAAAAATATTAATTATTTGCCGTTTTTCATGACAGCATCATGTGAAATTTCGCCTTACGATAATCATAAATTAAAATCAATTGGCGAGATGATTTTGCTAAACCCAAATGGAGGTGCAGTATCTATGTTTACAACAACCCGTCTTGTATATGGCAGTAGCAATCACGAACTAAGTATTAGTTTTTACAATAGGGTTTTTGAAAGAAATGAAGGTGGCAACTACTCTACATTAGGCGAAATAATGAAGGATGCAAAAAATCAGCAAGGTGTATATGCAATCAACTCTCGAAAATTTACACTTTTTGGTGACCCTTCTATGAAGTTGATTATACCTCCATATAAGGTTGTTACAGACTCTATAAACGGGAAAAGCACTCAAGTTGCAACAGACACAATTGGTGCTTTACAAAAGGTTGAAATCTGTGGTTCTATTACCGATACATTAGGAAACCATATACCAAACTATAACGGTGTTATTCATACAGCTGTATATGATAAATTTAAAGAGAGACAAACCTTAGGCAATGACGGTCAAGATCCATTTTCATTTTTAACTCAAGATAATATTTTGTACAAAGGTAAGTCCAAAGTTGTTGACGGTAAATTTAAATTTGAGTTTATTGTACCGTTGGATATTGATTACGACTTTGGTAAAGGTAAAATAGAATATTACGCACAAGATGGCACAATTGATGCTCAAGGTGCCTTCAGATCACTTATTATAGGTGGTTCAAGTAATAATATAATAAATGACACTAAAGGTCCAGAAATAGATGTTTATATGAATGACACCAATTTCGTTTCTGGAAGCTCGACAAATGAATCGCCACTTTTAATAGCACATTTTTTCGATGAACATGGTATCAATACCACGGGGAATGGTATAGGACATGAAATTACTGCCACATTAAAACATGATATGAACAACGTAATTATATTAAACAACCATTTTGAATCTGATATTGGTAGTTACCAACGTGGAAAACTTCAATATCAACTACTTAATTTGCCAGATGGTCCAAATCAAGTTACTGTTTGTGCCTGGGATATTGTTAATAACAGCACGGAGACTAAACTCGATTTTGTGGTTGCTAATACCGAAAAGGCAGCACTATCTCATGTTTTGAATTACCCAAATCCATTTACAACGCATACTAAGTTTTTATTTGAACATAATCAACCCCATGTGCCACTTGAAATAACAATTCAAATATTTACGGTTTCTGGAAAATTGGTAAAAACACTTCAGACAACAATGCAGGGTAGTTTATATCAAACAAATCCGTTAACTTGGGACGGCTTAGACGATTTTGGTGATCGTATAGGGCGTGGAGTTTATGTTTATAAGGTTAAAATAAAAACACCTGACGGAAAAACAGATACAAAATTTGAGCGTTTAGTAATACTAAAATAA